DNA sequence from the Sceloporus undulatus isolate JIND9_A2432 ecotype Alabama chromosome 4, SceUnd_v1.1, whole genome shotgun sequence genome:
ATTCCTTAGCGCCTccgctacatagctaagtatccgtaaagttacataatgtagATCGATAAAGAATTCTGCCCATTACCACTAATCCAGCTACTCCTAATGCTTCCATGAAACATTTTCCTCTCCAAGGAGCAGGCAGTTTATCCTTATAGAAAGATTGTCTGTGtgtgttctgtgtcttcaagtcctctccaacttatggcaactcctatcatggggttttcttggcaaagtttgttcagagggggtttgccattgccatcatctgaggctgagagagtgtgatttgcccaaggtctcccagtgggtttcatggccgagtggagaATCATGCCATTACTACTGgtattaatacagtcagccctccatatccatggattccttaccTACGGATTCCACCATCCCCAGCttgaaaacctttaaaaatacataaattccaaaaaagcaaaccttgattttgccatttcatataagggacagcattttactatgccactgtatttaataggaattgcacattcatggattttggtatccatggcaggtcctggaaccaaagccagGTGGATTACAGCCACTAGTAGTACCATCATCACCATTATAAaccattttcttctttcaggaAGAGGTGGTTTACCCTTATTGAAAGGCTAAGGCATGCGGTGGCATCTGTTCCTTTCCAAAGGGAGAATTCCTTGGCATACCTGATTAAGGTTactagaatgaaaactggagataaTACCCATACCTTTCATGGCTGTGTAGAAGAAAGGATTTCAGTTTGGTATCTAATTGGATGACAAGTgagacctgctgaaattccttcttccatCCAACTGTGAAAGGTACAGGAACCCTccccagttttcaatctggcaaccctatccctGGACCAGGCCCCTCTGTCTcttatctctttctctgtctgtctttccagttctgcttctcccccccccctccaatcatGACTGCCTCCACTGGTTTCTGGCTCTCCACATGCTAAAGGGATGGCTGCTGCCTTTGGTACCTTCCTCCCTCATCTCTGTGTGAGGCGGTTCCCATGGCAACAGCCAATGGGAGAGGAGGGATGCTGCCTGCCCACTGCCAGCCAGCCAGGCTCAGCAGGGCTGGGAAGAGATGTGCGGGGAATGGATGCTGGAAAGCAGAAGGGAAGGCAGGGGGAGGGGTGGCGGGACTCATCTTCTGCACATGGTTGAAAAAGGGaaactggggaggaggaggaggaggaggaggagaacagctCCCAGCTGATGAGCAATGGGCCTTTCAATGTGCATTCCTCTCTGCTTGGAGCTTCCGCACCTGGCAGAATGACTTGGATTCAAGCACTGGGCTGGGAGCTGGAGGGTTTGGGAGGTAAAAGCAAAGCTCCTGGAAgtctttctctccctcacacacatatacagtcacccctccacattagcagctttgatttttgcggattttggttattcacagatCTGATTTATACGTtatatctaggaatctctagttcctccagtgcaactgtatggtcaaatTCTGCTGgaagaccaatgcaattctacagtcaacttctggcagatgttggccatagagttgcctgGTTGCcgcagagattcctagagaggtgttctctttagttaaaaaatagtagttttttttttatttgcaggttttccacTTTTACGGGGGTCCTACACCCCTAACCCcaacgaatgtggagggcccactgtatgtgtgtgtgtgtctgtctgtcagtcaaatttgtagatgaaaccaaattaggaggagtagctaatacctcagaggacaagatcaaaattcaaaatgccctagaaggctgggccaaaactaacaaaatgaaattcaacacagagaaatgtaagtactgcacttagggcagaaaaatgaaatgcacagatataggattatgggggacacctggctgaatgaagctacatgtgaaagggatctagaggtccaagcagaccacaagttgagcatgagtcaacaatgcaatgtggcagcaaaaaaggccaatgcaattttaggctgcatcaatagaagtacagatcaagggaagtaatagtggcactctattctgcttggtcaaATCTCacttggaatgctgtgtccagttctaggcaccacaaggATGTTAAAAAACTGGAGCGcgtccaaaggggggggggggcaaccaaaatggtgaagggtctggaaactatgtcctagggagctgggtatgtttacctggagaagaaaaggttaagaggtgatatgatagccctgtttaaatttaaatatttgaagggatgtcatattgaggagggagcaagcttgttttctgcagctccagagaatggaACCCAGAGcaatacaagctccaggaaaagagattccacctcaacattaggaggaacttcctgacagtaacagctgttcgacagtggaacacacgtcttcctcggagtgtagtggagtctccatccttagaggtctttaagcagaggctggatggccatctgtcagggatactttgattgtgagttcctgcatggcagaatggggttggactggatcaggcccttcttgaggtctcttccaacttggtGAGTCTATGGTTCTATAATGTACACACATGCACCTTCCCACCACTATGTTGTATTATCAACACTCTGAACAGGGGCTATTGATGAGCAGTTGGATTGCAGAATGATTGCCAGAGTCAAAGGCGTCATTAGGGGGTCTGTGGGGTGCAGAATGCACTAGATGCCATTCTAAGGGGGGGTGACACGGCTGGTCCCCAAAAATCTGCCTTTTGCAAAAATGGGCTGTGAGGTTTGCTTGCATGCCTTTAAAAAGCGggagagatagtgtgagtggggcaTGGCTCAGTCGGAGGAGAAAAGCCAGacccaagttttttttaattgaattttttatttttaagttttaaattttttattattttaaaattttcttttaaacccTCACATCTTACCACATGTCCACTTTAACCACACAGAACTATGCACacctaaatacatttaggctatgcatacgatattgtaatttaaaggtacaattttgcTAGTTTTCAATGTCacaactacagttgtccctctatatctgctggggttaggggcacagtaCACCCGTGAAAGTGGATAAactgcaaatttttaaaaatgctatgtttttacctgagagaacacttctgtaggaatctctaagtcctctagCACAAGTCTGtgttcaacatctgccagatgttgaccacagaatcatgctggaggacctgcacatgcctagaggagtgttttctctagtaatctccaagtgctccagcacaactctatggtcaatttgcAGCGGAGTTATGCTGCAGGACCTAGAAATTcatagacagaacatattaatcaaatctgcaaataataaaatccgcaaaagtcaaagccacaaatgtagagcgCCAACtgtattgccattatattcagcaatatgtgggaattacaatttgttaataacattattacaaaaaacatgactaaagatATGGTATGGTATAGGAAGAAGTTTAAGTACTGGATTCCCACTTTCACCTTAGTTATTTATAACAGTTCTTGAAGTCCTAAACAACAACATCAGAGAATGCGATGAAATAAGCGGACTTAaaattaaaggacaaaaatataaattaaaagcatttgCGGATGATCTTGTAATTTTTTTAGAAGATCCTTTGAATGCTAAATTGGCTTTAAAGTAGATTTGTGAGCCTAGGGTGCAATCCTAAACTGAGACATGGTGCAGCTAGCCAGTTCTTAGAGCGATTGCCTTTTTAGACATAGACGCGGCACACACCGGCCATTTGCGCCGTACCAGccccaattctagggttagggaccacgcggcaaccgcacgatccctaaccctagcacagtgcggtggcgtaacaatggcagcatcctgtgtacatgggtgctgccattgttacgtaagcaccacaTGGCGCCTGCACGTTGCCACGCGGCGCTTACATTGCACGTGATCCATTtttgcactcgtgacatcattgCGGtgctggaaaaagaacccaggttttctgggttctttttcctctgtagggATGGCGCGCCGTTTGGGGGCTGCTCCGTCCCTGTGGAGGAAACTAGGCCTCCGGCAGGCCACCATTTCTCaacagtctgtcccaggcctataaCTCCCAGATTCCCAGTCTAACTATGCTGACTGCAAGCAGTGTCAGTTGTTGTCTTCCACATCAGTGGGTCAGTGAACCAGTTCTGGCTTTTAGTCCAAGCTTTACTGGCACTGCCCACAGTGCTTGAGCCTGTTTgggggatagggttcagcaccatCACTGGCAATTCCTTTAAATCCAGTTACAAGGTAGAGTACATTGGGAGGCATGGAAGCCCCCCAATGCCAGTGTTTGCAAAACTGTCTgtgttaaaaggaagaaaataaattctgtgAGCATGTGCATTTTAAACTCACTTTTATGACTGCAGTCATAAAATGCTGCTGTCCTGGTGTTAAATATGTTTACTTGGGAACGAGTGCAATTTTCTTCCAGAAAGGTATAGTTTATTGTTTACTAagaaaataaacaattattacattttaaaatagtgaACTGAGCATCTGCAGCCCAGCTGGCTGACTCCAACTTTGAAAAATCAACACAGCTAGAGGCAAAGAGAATTCCTACAGAGTACATTTTCTATTATGCAAAGCAATGCCTTTCtgtctttaaagaaaattaaagtaAAGGAAGAATTGTATAAATTAACAAAGTATAATTTGATAATCTGAACCAAGGTAGCATTACTACTTGCATTCCAAAGAGGAATCCAGTACACTAGAGTGAATGCATTCACAAATTATGACTTCTGATTTAGCAAAAATAGTACTATCTGGAAAGAGAGACGTCATCACGATCAGGGAAATCCCAAGCAACTTGCAAAGGTGTGTGTGCGGGGTATTCAGAtctacatgtttgtgtgtgtttactgACTGGGAAAGGAATGAAGTGCTGGAAAGTATGGCTACCTGGAACCAAGAATAGCAGCATTTCATTcaatgctgcaacattttgttgcagatccATATCTAATTCTTTACGTGATGGTGAGCCAGCAAAGCAATGTCACAGTGTACAAATACATTGTGCTATGCTCCCATTTGGTCACTCCTGATTGGGTTTGGGATTGAGATGAACGAATTTCTCCAAAAATGAACAGAAACTGAAATGTTTTTCTTACTCCACACCCTCTCGTAAAAAGGTCCAATGCCCACCACAACCTGCGAGCATTTGTGCGGCTGCCGTCGCGGCCCAAACGTGGAACAGGGGAAGTGGTATGGTGTCCGTTCCTACTTGCACCTTTTTTATGAGGACTGCACTGGCGCCAATTTGGATGATGATCTTGGGGAACCCATGGCCTCTCCAGCCAGCAATGGATGGATGTCTGTCCTCTGGAAGGTAAGAGtctgtacagtcgcccctccacacttgtggctttgactattgcagatctgattatttgtggatttgattatgttctctctaggaatctctaggtcaggtGGGTGTGAGGAACTTAGAATCGTGGTACTTTATGCACAGTCCGATCATTCCCTCCTTCATCTGGAATGTGGGCTTGAACCTTTCCtgattatgttctctctaggaatctctaggtcaggggtaggcaacttttttgagccgggggccaggttgctgtccctcagacaaataaataattaaataattttttaaaaaaataaataaatcaataacccaggacaaatgtaggacaaaattttcaaattgaggacactttttttaaaaaaatggaggacacgcaaaaaaatttgctgattttttaaaaaatgttaatataaatgcatgtttcggaggcttctatagacaattgcctcccttgcccgccacttgccccccttgcctgccgcttgccccccttgcccgcctcctcctgataggccaaaggctccacgccctcacgcgagaggccaaaggctccggcggcaatcggcagcaggaccgggctggggccgtttccaaggccttgccgggccgcatccggcccgcgggccgcaggttgcctatccctcctctaggtcttccagcacaacattgccagacattggccatacaattgccctggaggacctagagattcctagagaaaacacttctctagtaggtcctccagcatgactctgtggcgACATCTCTGCTGAGTCCAAAAGCAGCAGTTCTTTATCGCTATAGCACttacctttaaaaagaaactgacagtcttcatagcaatagcaagtacatttctaagtcaattgcccccaacaatctggggactcattttagtgacctacctcctcagaaggatacaagcctgagtcaagcttgagcccctttgctggaattgaactcacaacaaccttatggttttgagtgagtggctgcagtacaggcatttaaccactgagccaccaatGCTCTTCATATATACCAGAAACAGAACTTTTGTAAAGCGAATGGACCTTGTCCACTCAAGTCCTTCCCCTGGATGCCCGACTGGTGCCAATGTTGGTGTTTAAGTGCCAGGTCaagacatggctttttattacagCCTTTGGGGCCTAATTTACATTTCAGCACGTACATAGTTTTAGAACTCATTTAgcctttttcagatgttttagcTGGCTGAGTTGTTTAATATGGGTTTTTTtccttatttaaattatttattgattttactgTGGAATTCTTTTTTGTTGCCCTGAAATCTCATGATAAAAGGCTGGCATGATAATACACTCAGCCtttcgtatccatggattcattatccacagattcaagcacccatggcttgaaaatatgttttaaaaagtattactgtacttttaaatagcaaaccttgattttgccattctgtataaggggcatcattttataatgccattgtatttaataggacttgagcatccatggattttggtatccatgagaggtcctggaaccaaattccagcggataacaagggccaactgtatttaaatttattattattattattattatttatatcatgccatttccccaaaactgggagtcagagctgcttacaatattaaaaaaaaaacagtataattaaaaacacacaaaagtgatctcaagagaaaccagagtataacatataaataaatacattagacCACCCCAGTgtgagagccaggatggtgtgGTGGCTGGCGCATTAGACTAGGACTCCGGGGGACCAGGATTCatattccctgcttggccatagaagcccattttgagaccgtggcaagtcacattctcccagccttactgaaaagcaatggcaaacttccccttAATAAATATCTTGCTGATAAAACTCTACTTTTTagggtcagtgtggtgtagtggtttgagatcaGGGTATAAATTCCAGTTTAGCCATGGAAAAACTACAGTACTGCCTTGggcatgccacactctctcaggctgcatctgcctgcagaaataatgccgtctgacaccactttaacacccatggaattctgggatttgtagttttgtgagatattagctTTTGCTgtcgagagctctggtgccacagaaaatcccaggattccataaccctgagccatggcagttaaagcagcgtcaaactgcattaattctgcagtgcagtggcAGCCTTAGGAGGGAAATGggaaacctcctccaaacaagtcttgccaagaaaaccctagcaaGGCAAAGTGGTGTGGTGATTTGTGTTTGGGACTAGGTCTCCCTGGCGAGACCAGGATTCGACTCCCCACTCAGCaacggaaacccattgggtaacctgggtcaagtcacactgtcttagtCTCAGGCGAAGGCAGTGCCAACAGTGCCAACCCACCTCTGaatcagtcttgccaagaaaaccctatgatgtgaTCGCTACAACTCAGGTTTGGCTTGAAGGTTCATAACTACCACAGAAGAATGGAGGAGGACCAATGAATGCAGGGGCAGAAATGCACCAGAATCTGCTGCAAATGCTGCCCCTGAGCGCATGGAGAGCATCTGCAGATCAGTGAGGTCCAAGCAGCCTCTGGGATGAGTCTGGCGCCACCTGCAGGCAAGTGTTGGAGCATCATGGCTGCTACCCAGAAGGAGCATCATGTTGCAGCAGAGGTCATGGCATGCCCTCCCCTTGCAGCCCACTACCTTGAACTCCCATTGGGATTGCTGTTGCCCCTACCAAGACTGCCTTTGCAACCAGCACAATTTGCCTCTGGCAGGCCTGACTTGAGAAAtctgattctaggctgcatcaaaggGCAATTCCAGTTTCCTAAGGTTtcagcctttgctaaggaaacaaaaatatcaaaaatatcaaagccaagcctgttagggtctagctttaaatcagcagaataGCAGAAATGTGTCGTAACTATGCTTCTTTGAAAACTGAGactgacttaaaaaaaacaacacaagtagcttgcagtttaaacaaaTGTTTACTAATGActttaatatacagtacatatatatagTCAACTAcagtgataaactccataaagcagcagttctcaacctgtgggtcgcgactcctttgggggtcaaacaaccctttcacaggggtcacctaagaccatcagaaaaaacccacatatttccaatggtcttaggaaccaagacaccgctCCTCTAtctgttgggggtcaccacatagaatcatagagttggaagagaccgcaagggccatccagtccaacctcttgtcatgcaggaaatccaaatcaaagcatccctgacagatggccatccagcctctgctcaaagacctccaaggagggagattccactacactcccacaacatgaggaactgtattaaagggtgacagcattaggaaggttgaaaaccacttccattgaggctatatcctaatctagctaatgaatagttcaggtaaagaagaaatctttgtctcaccatctttccaaggaaagttgagagaggaggaagatggagaacCCAACAGGGCAGGAGAAAACCTTTGTGTGAGAGAGCACTTCCCAGAATGGAGAGTGACCTGATTCACATGGTTTGTTTACCACTTTGCAAATTTATTGCCCTGTGATTCAGTAGGGGCAAAAGGGATGTTTGCAAGAGGGGAGACCGAaggatttgcatgcaggaaaatctatctaaagaggggaagagagaatgcaaaaaaaaTATTCCGACAAATAGAAGTATATTATCTAGAGGGAGGTCAAAGTACCACCTTATtatgcctttgacaaggttccccatgacattcttgcaaacaagcttgtaaaatgtggactagagaaggtaactgttacatggatttgtaattggttgaccggtgaaacccaaaggctgctcaataatggctccttttcatcctggagagaagtgaccagtgggatcccacagggctctgtcctgggcccagtgttattcaacatctttatcaatgacttggaggacagaattgggagcatacttatcaaatttgcagataacaccaaattaggaggaatagctaattttccagaggacaagatcaacattcaaaatgacctgaatagactagaaagatgggccaaaactaatcaaatgaatttcagcagggagatatgtaaggtactgaacatagcagaaaaaattaaatgcctAAATATAGGAAggggggcacctggcttgacaaaacgacatatgaaagggatctagtagaccaccagttgaacatgagtcaacagtgtcatgtgacagctaaaaaggcctatgcaattctaggctggattaacagaagtatagtgtctagagaagctctctaagtctctcctcatagggatttatggtttccagaccttccatcattttgtggccctcctttggacacactccagctttttaacatcctttttgaattgttatgTCCAGAACCGGACACATGATTcaaggtgagacctgaccaaagaagaatagagtggtactattatgtCCCTCATTCTAGATACTATGCTTCCAGTGCTGCCGCtgagaatcgcattggcttttttttagctgctgcatcacactgttagaTAATGTGCGTATGATGAACCTAAAGcttgttctccttctcctctccttccaagGTGACTCTTTCTGCTGGGAGCCTATTGATGCTCATCGGAGGTGCGGCTTTAGCCACAGGCTACCTCCTCTCTCCCAAACTGGAAGGAATCGGGGAAGCCGAGTTTGTGGTGCTGGATCAGCAGGCAGTGGAGTACAACCATGCCCTGGGCATTTGCCGGGCGGTGGGCATGGTGCTGTGTGCCATTGCAGGAGCCCTCTTGGTCACCTGTGTCCTCTCCTCTGGTCTGGCCAGAATGAACAAAGGAGAAGAAGCCAACAAGGAAGCGCTGCTTTCCCCCATCGTGCAACAGGGGAGGTGGGGTGTCATTGTCACAGAGCCACCGGTGCCCCTCCAAGCCTCACGGGTGCAGTGCGTTCAGCCAAAGAGAGAGCCGTAGTTTCTTGTTCCTGCTGGGCTTCACTTTGGAAGCATTAGACATCCTTTCTCAGTTTGGTTTCAGAGCTGACACAACTTGGTTATCTTCCAAGTGAgcgcagaatcatagaattggggGGGAGCCCAGGGGTCATTTAGCTCAGTCCTCCGCCAATTCAGGAATGGTTTGACATGTTGTTCTCAAGTCCCTGTGTCTTTCTGAAAGTGGCCTGGCACATACGAATTGAGGCTCAGCTCTTCCTTTACTGACACTGAGATAAAATCCCTCCTGCTCAGTAGATATGTCCTGAATAGCAATCAGAAAGCCTCAGGAACTGTCACAATAGTAGAGCAAAATGGCAATTGAGCTCCAACCCCAGAGGTAGAACCTCCTTCATAACCCTTGCCTTAACCAGAGCTTCAAGAAGGCAGGTCTAGAAACACAGGCAAGCCTGCTTTGGGATATGGAGGCTCTTCTCTTCCCTTGCATCATGGTTAATGGCTAAAGATAGGCCTTCCACATCAATAAGGACATGCTGGAGGAACTTGAAGACCTTCTGATTCCAAATCACCTGAAAGCCAAAGGGGCGAAACCATAGGGTTGGTGGCAGGTGTTTGCAGAACTGACCTTGCACAACTATTCTCTAAAAACCGGAAGGAAAATGCACATCAAatcaagcaaatcaagcctgaaatctccctagaagccaaaatgactaaactgaggctgtcatactttggccacgtaATGAGAACACACAACTCAATAGAAAAGGCAgaaatgcttggtaaaatggaaggcagtgggAAGAGAGACCCACTACTGCTAGAGttattcagtcaaggaagccacagccctgagtttgaaaAAACTGAGCAGGGCACTTCATgactgggggtgcatctacactgtacaaataatgcagtttgacaccactttaattgccctggctccatcctacagaatcctgggatttgtagtttgtgaggcaccagcactcttggacagagaaggctaaagactttgtaaaactgcaaatcccagggttccataggatggagctgcagcactcaaagtagtgtcaagctacattattttaCAGTTTAGGTGTACCCTGGGGCTCTTGGCCATACGTCAAGGGCAGCTAAAAACACATAACTGAGAAGCTAATTTGCCAGCAAGTCAAAATGTTCCCACTTTTTAAGAAAGACTGACTTTCAAATGCCTGTTGCTAGTTCTAGCTTGAGAGATTATCGAATTTTGAAAATCTTGGTTAgctaggaggaggaagaagcagaaggtTATATACATGAAATTCAAGTCCTATCAGCAAAGATGCTAaaatacccccccacacacacacacacacaagtaaaaaACAGAGATGTAATCCATTCTGTAAAGGGAAACATCCCTATGGATGTTACCATAAGGATTTCTGAAGGCAAATTAAATAACAACAGTCAGCACTGGCAAAAAATTTTGGTGTTTAAAGGTATGTGTTTTTGCACATCCTGCTACAATGTGGTATGGTAGGCCAGAGTTATTTTCATCCCCATTATgtccagagacagagagaaattgGTTTGCCCCTAGCATAGCTGGCAAATTCAAAGCAGAACTGGCATCTGAAGCAACGAGGTACTGGTTAGTAGCC
Encoded proteins:
- the NRSN2 gene encoding neurensin-2 — translated: MPTTTCEHLCGCRRGPNVEQGKWYGVRSYLHLFYEDCTGANLDDDLGEPMASPASNGWMSVLWKVTLSAGSLLMLIGGAALATGYLLSPKLEGIGEAEFVVLDQQAVEYNHALGICRAVGMVLCAIAGALLVTCVLSSGLARMNKGEEANKEALLSPIVQQGRWGVIVTEPPVPLQASRVQCVQPKREP